GAGCCCGGCCCGGGCGGCGGCGGCCATCTCCTCTTCGAAGAGGCGCTCGCCGACATGCCAGGTGGGTTCGGCGACCAGGAAACGGCCGGCGGGAGCGAGAAGGCCGGCGATCTCGCGGCAGAAACCCTCGGCGGACGGGGTTTCGTGGAGCATCCAGAAGGCGAGCACGAAATCGACCGGTCCCGCTACGTCGCAGAGATCGGTCCCACAGCGATGGGTCGTGATCCGGCCGGCGAGCCCGGCGCGGCGGGCGCGGCGCTGGACGATGGCGAGCGCCCGCTCCTGGACGTCCGCGGCGATCACCCGGCCGGCAGGGCCCACCAGGCTCGCCATGCCGAGGGAGAAGTGACCGATGCCGCAGCCGACGTCGAGCACGGTC
This portion of the bacterium genome encodes:
- a CDS encoding class I SAM-dependent methyltransferase, which codes for MAERVCPWWLAYSFDNPLRRLLHPPREVLGTWVRPGMTVLDVGCGIGHFSLGMASLVGPAGRVIAADVQERALAIVQRRARRAGLAGRITTHRCGTDLCDVAGPVDFVLAFWMLHETPSAEGFCREIAGLLAPAGRFLVAEPTWHVGERLFEEEMAAAARAGLRIIERPRIRLSRAALLAR